Proteins from one Elgaria multicarinata webbii isolate HBS135686 ecotype San Diego chromosome 3, rElgMul1.1.pri, whole genome shotgun sequence genomic window:
- the LOC134395582 gene encoding uncharacterized protein LOC134395582, giving the protein MAETAVAPVASNTRNGRGVSWRYQETLDLLEIWGESKIQEQLRSSHRNIYFFQYIAGEMAARGHERTALECRNKTKVMRLEYKRVVDHNSRSGNTRATCPFFSELHRILRGDASVTPKRVGRRHLSAAQLLLPSPEDLGAGLSAVNAEDHVDERAGFSEEILPAEDPAGEQLPPGGTPSPLPNAEHNSADGGGASGGQTDDDRPGPSDPCAKVGPAIANPMATLSPSARLGWHKGRRQRGERTETLLLQLVEQNRREQEQMTEERAVARSLLAALDKEREQERQERERDRQERERDRQERHQERAEERARAQESNRLFRESMLANTELLRALVARIGPLSETLVSSQGASYGSPQPQRERRSRRKKVKPSSADCYGGEDGDVGRDSQLQLSRPPEGGVVPVPSSAYAEPLDGTQAGPALRADESCSSPVIPQLLHPPLEPSLEPPISSSDSLQGDSSDAETFTDCPEEGPAASRPPASAPVSPLLATPEMLLYSKEEHFLETEGTRRHLPREEGV; this is encoded by the exons ATGGCTGAGACCGCAGTAGCTCCCGTGGCTTCTAATACCCGCAACGGCCGCGGGGTCTCCTGGAGATACCAGGAGACTCTGGACTTGCTCGAAATCTGGGGCGAGAGCAAGATCCAGGAGCAGCTCCGGAGCAGCCACAGGAACATCTACTTCTTCCAATACATTGCTGGCGAGATGGCTGCGCGCGGCCACGAACGCACCGCCTTGGAGTGCCGGAACAAAACGAAGGTGATGCGCCTGGAGTACAAGCGGGTGGTGGATCACAATTCCCGCTCCGGGAATACCCGGGCCACCTGCCCTTTCTTCAGCGAGCTCCATCGCATCCTCCGCGGGGATGCCAGCGTCACCCCGAAGCGGGTGGGGCGGAGGCACCTCTCGGCCGCTcagctgctgctcccctcccCGGAAGACCTCGGGGCTGGGCTCTCCGCCGTCAATGCCGAGGACCACGTGGACGAAAGAGCAG GCTTCAGCGAGGAAATCCTGCCTGCAGAAGACCCCGCTGGGGAGCAGCTGCCGCCCGGGGGAACCCCCAGCCCTCTCCCAAACGCCGAACACAATTCTGCTG ATGGCGGAGGTGCTTCAGGAGGACAGACGGATGATGACCGCCCAGGGCCCAGCGATCCATGTGCTAAAGTTG GTCCTGCCATCGCTAACCCCATGGCAACTCTTTCGCCGTCTGCCCGCCTCGGCTGGCACAAGGGCAGGAGGCAGAGGGGGGAGCGCACGGAAACGCTGCTGCTCCAGCTGGTGGAGCAGAACCGGCGGGAGCAGGAGCAAATGACGGAGGAGCGGGCGGTGGCGCGAAGTCTGCTGGCGGCTCTGGACAAAGAGCGAGAGCAGGAGCGGCAGGAGCGAGAGCGGGACCGCCAGGAGCGGGAGCGGGACCGCCAGGAGAGGCACCAGGAGCGGGCCGAGGAGAGGGCCAGGGCCCAGGAGAGCAACCGGCTGTTTAGGGAGAGCATGCTTGCCAACACAGAGCTTCTGCGTGCCCTGGTGGCTCGGATTGGCCCCCTGAGCGAGACGCTTGTGTCTAGCCAGGGGGCGAGTTACGGCAGTCCCCAGCCGCAGAGGGAGCGTCGCTCCCGACGCAAGAAGGTTAAGCCCTCCTCAGCGGACTGTTATGGAGGGGAAGACGGGGATGTAGGCCGGGATTCACAGCTACAGCTGAGCCGCCCTCCAGAGGGAGGAGTCGTCCCCGTGCCCAGCAGTGCCTACGCAGAGCCTTTGGATGGAACACAAGCCGGCCCAGCTCTTAGGGCAGATGAATCCTGCTCCAGCCCGGTCATCCCGCAGCTCCTACACCCACCGCTTGAGCCAAGCCTGGAGCCCCCCATTTCAAGCAGCGACTCGCTCCAGGGAGACAGTTCGGATGCTGAGACCTTCACAGACTGCCCAGAGGAGGGTCCAGCTGCGTCTCGGCCCCCTGCTTCCGCCCCTGTCTCTCCACTGCTGGCCACACCAGAAATGCTCCTGTACTCAAAGGAGGAACACTTCCTTGAAACGGAAGGGACTCGGCGCCACCTTCCTCGG GAGGAAGGAGTCTAA
- the LOC134395583 gene encoding uncharacterized protein LOC134395583, with translation MDAQRAMLLLKMYLLLIGVVLQNILNLCQWYQQQCAGGGREWVSGRLRRAQCARRRQEYLRALARESLGRLHRLQAARRARAAALIALRARRMRPRRCWVFPKPEQWYDDFVLGVWDDERWIRNFRMTRATLFEIAEQLRPHLERQRTIMRKPLPPHKRLAITIWWLSSLETYREAANHFGVGESTVSTVVMEVCLTIKLVLLRKTVFLGDHEKIMDGFLAMGMPRCVGVLGGCHIPIHALKGQGLDSTNRISFYSMLLQGTTDHRGRFIDIEIGWTAKNRDAFIFHSSALCQAMDAGVFVPGNPTVLINNVLVPPLILADSDYPMRRWLIKPYKGRLDQRKTAFNERFNRCHDVVEQAFSRLKARWRCLTARLPLRQENIVPVITACVVLHNICETKGHDLLEGNEETGPLLLPDAADEYKQGDDHHFREGKEVRNALAHYFFRNPNV, from the exons ATGGATGCCCAGAGAGCCATGCTTCTGCTCAAGATGTACTTGCTGCTGATAGGAGTGGTTCTGCAGAACATCCTCAACCTCTGCCAGTGGTATCAACAGCAATGTGCAGGCGGAGGAAGGGAGTGGGTGAGTGGACGCTTGCGGAGGGCCCAGTGCGCCCGTCGTCGCCAGGAATACCTCCGTGCGCttgccagggaaagcctgggaagACTCCACCGGCTACAGGCGGCGCGGCGGGCACGTGCCGCTGCTTTGATCGCGCTCCGTGCAAGGAGGATGCGTCCACGGAGATGTTGGGTTTTCCCCAAGCCGGAGCAGTGGTACGACGACTTCGTCCTCGGCGTTTGGGACGATGAGAGGTGGATCCGTAACTTCCGCATGACCAGGGCGACCCTATTTGAGATTGCGGAGCAGCTGAGGCCCCACCTTGAGAGGCAGAGGACCATCATGAGGAAGCCGCTCCCTCCGCATAAGCGGTTGGCCATAACCATTTGGTGGCTGTCCAGTCTTGAGACCTACCGGGAGGCCGCAAACCATTTCGGAGTTGGGGAGTCTACTGTCAGTACCGTTGTCATGGAGGTGTGCCTGACCATCAAACTGGTCCTCCTCAGAAAAACAGTTTTCCTGGGTGATCACGAAAAG ATCATGGATGGATTCCTGGCCATGGGAATGCCCCGTTGCGTGGGAGTTCTGGGTGGTTGCCACATTCCAATCCATGCGCTAAAAGGACAGGGCCTGGACTCCACGAACCGAATATCGTTCTACTCCATGCTGCTCCAGGGAACAACAGATCACCGTGGTCGCTTCATTGATATCGAGATTGGTTGGACTGCGAAGAACCGTGATGCATTCATTTTCCACAGCTCCGCCCTGTGCCAGGCAATGGATGCCGGGGTCTTTGTGCCAGGCAACCCTACTGTCCTCATTAACAATGTCCTGGTTCCACCCCTCATTCTGGCTGACTCCGACTACCCCATGCGGAGGTGGCTGATCAAGCCGTACAAAGGGCGTCTGGACCAGCGAAAGACGGCGTTCAACGAGCGCTTTAACCGGTGCCATGATGTCGTGGAGCAGGCATTCAGCCGACTCAAGGCAAGGTGGCGATGCCTGACGGCCCGCCTCCCGTTGCGGCAGGAGAACATTGTCCCGGTGATAACAGCCTGTGTGGTGCTCCACAACATTTGTGAGACCAAGGGGCATGATTTGTTAGAGGGAAACGAGGAGACAGGCCCTTTGCTGCTGCCAGATGCTGCCGATGAGTATAAGCAAGGTGATGATCACCACTTCCGAGAGGGTAAGGAGGTGCGGAACGCATTGGCACACTACTTTTTCCGGAATCCCAATGTGTAA